Genomic DNA from Salvia miltiorrhiza cultivar Shanhuang (shh) chromosome 1, IMPLAD_Smil_shh, whole genome shotgun sequence:
ATTTGTACCTTTTGTGTTGTAAAGAACTCACACTAGCTGCAAATACACACAAGTTTGATAATCTTCATAGGCCAACAAGAGCACGGGCAGGTACAAAAgcaaccgagagagagagagagagggagagacttACAGAGAGCTCAAGCACTTCTAGTTGAAGGAAGGTAAACTCTGATAATGTCTTTGGCAGTTGTTTTTCTCCGGCAGGTAGGACATTTCCCCTGAGCAGCTATGGAAGCTTTGATGCATGCCTTGCAAAAAATATGACCGCATTTTGTGCTCATCTCTTCAACTAATGGGCCCATACAAACGGGACAGCTGAATGTAGGCTCCTTCGGTGGAACTGGAGGTTTCGGAGGCACTGCAGCGGTCTGGCCACTCTTCCTCTAAAATTCAAATACCATAGTACTCAACAAGGATAGTGATATTGACAAGAAAAGACTActggaaaagaaaataaacagaAAAATACAAAGGCGCATCTCATATGCTACCATTGAGTTACTACTGCTTTCCAGGTTTATGTAAAGGTCACAATTTATAATTGTCTGATTCGTAGGGACCCTTCTACGCTTGTTGCGAGATGCCCTCTCATCTGTAAAAATATTGAAGCATATCAGCAAGGAAATTCTAAAACGTCAAAACTGAAAGAATGAAACGAATATTCAAGAATAAAAAGCAATATATTCAAAGAAATGTATACTAAAAGACCAACAAGATACTTATTTTGTTGTTGACTGACAATAGACTTCTTTGAGATAGTGGTAGATAGTAAAGTTCACCTCTAAGGAGAACCAAACAGCTCCacgtttaaaaaaaaaggtgTATTACTTGAACTAGTCACATGAAGTCCACTTCTCTATATGATTGCTCATAATTCATATAATACATACCATTGTCTACATCAACAATTATAGCACGCCCACGGTTCCTTCTGGAATTGTTCTTAGCCTGAAAAATAAGTTCAGAATGCATTACAGaaagaaaactaaactaaaataaGTAACAAGAAGAGAGCAACAATGGTATACTTCTGCAAATGCTGTAGGCGAAGAGATAATAACATCATCATCAAGCGCCTCTACATCAATTGGTGGAGGCAAGGTACCAATTATTACAGCATCTTGCCTGTCCTGCGACCTAGTATGGTGTGAAACGACACCATGTTCCCGGATTTCACATGGCGGTGCAGCATTAAGATCAACATCTAGCATTCGCCTCCTACTTCTAGCCCTTGTATACATCCTAATTTCCTGTTGATTGCTCATGATGCAGCAATGGCAAGACCTCCAATCTCCTGAGAATCATCCATTGCAGACCAAAGTTCATTCAGCTAATGAAAATACCTAATAAGTACCTCAGATGCAGATGACACTAAATAATAAGTCAATACCaacaatttatatataatcacCTAAGGAGACCCCATAGTTGTACCCCCAACCCAAACCACCTACTAATCTTATCCAACACAACAAGTTCGGATTTTTATCCAAACCAAAATCATCATTTTCTTGAACATTCAAATAGTTTGATCTGGTGCAGAAAGTAAATGAAAGCGTAGACCGTTTATGCATATCTAAAGTAATTGCTCAACAATCATAGCCTACTCCGATCAATAGAACAGAGCATTTTCAGTTCCACCAACCcaaaaaaccctaaataataaaaCTTAAGATCAGAAATAAACAAGACATCCACCATAAACCTAACCACTCAAAACCCTAAGGTCAGAAATAAACAAGAAATCCACCATAAACCGTACAAAGATAGCATTTTTAACAATCAAAACCATGACAAATGAAGATAAAACATGTCAAACGGATCGACCTAagcaaaaataaaaaccaaaatggcgatacaaaaaaaaataaaaaaaaaaataataactctcCATGAAAACCTAACCTGATTTCTTCAATTTACGAATCGGTGAAACTAAAGAAAGCTTTGTATCTATATAACTTTCTAGATAGTATAGTTTatcaacttgaagatttgaattgGGGGAGAAGAAGGCGAGGGAGGAGGTTTTCGATTTGTTAAATAAATTAGGGATTGGGAATAGAGTTATGTGAATACAGACATTTTCACACGATTTGGAGAGAGTGAGGGAAATGGCCACGTTTCAAGACTCATTAACACGTCACCACTTACGAAATTTGGGCGCCGCTGTAAATTTCGTGATTTAAGGCCGTGTTTGGCCCCGGATGAAgagaattattttgttattttgaaaatttgagaATTATTATCAGAAAATaacatttattttatactataaaattaatttaaatattatgtttataacttatactccctccgtcccacgaagcatgacacagtttcctttttggtctgtcccatgaagcatgacacgtttctaaaaatggcaaaaaatttaccctttattcacattttcactttttcacctaccacatttaacacacaaaatatcaatttcttaattctcgtgccgaaaagaagtgtgtcatgcttcatgggacggagggagtaagtaattcctacttattttatacactaaagaccttttttcaatttttgtgtCCATTATTAATAAGACAGAAAAAGTATTTTACTAGTTATATTGAGGAATTGAGATCTTActtttattttgtattattatctaatttttattaattttgatatatgGTATTTTTAGTTTTGATGAACATGTGTTTTTGTAAATTCAAACAAAGAACCTCtctacttcaaaaaaaaaaaaatactccatataaattgattatcaaattgaaaaaaataataataataaatgaaaattttgtcatatattaaactaaaatattttgTATACACCCTCAGTGATGCTCCATTCAACGTTGAATAGACTTCATATCCTTATTATTTTTCTCTTTGATAGTTGAAGATTTACTTTTAAGCGACCCATTTTTTTGTGTTGGTCAATCCTAGTCACAAAAGTCAATATGGCCTATGACTATGTTCTTCCCTGCAATGATTATTAAGACTAAGCCTGGAAGTGAATTAATAATTccctcaaataataaatattactaaaaataaataaataaataagtggTTCAACATTGATGCTAGGGGTGGAACGGTACGGTATATCTTAATAAATTGTccataccttataccttaccGCTTCACGGTCACGATGAATGTAAGTTTTCTTATTACCTCTTTGCCTCGGAAGGCTATCCGGTGGACCAACTGCGTTGACTATTTCTAAAAATTGATTTACGAGTTGCATGAATTGAACGGCGGGATCAACGTTGTAAACGAGAACGATCAGAACCACATTGGGGTTTTAATCGGATGAGGAGTGGAAATAAGAAGACATTGTTAGAgaagaaaaatgagaattaGAAAATGAGAATTGGTAAGAATTGACGTGAGAATTGAAGAAATGAAATATTacctctgtccacgaaagaacttcctgttttttctttttgaggcgtccacaaaagaacttcctatctatttttttattataccccaccacttataaatatCACAGTTACCCttacttttcacatttttaCCAGtgtcaatactaattaaaatatattttcaccattctcaatacactcaaaaCTTCTTctcactttcaatacactcaacaatttttttgttaaaactTGTCACTtcttctttcgtggacggatgaagtagtatttatagataaatttaagaataaaacacaaaataaaaaagtgaaaacAAGTCTCTTCAACGAGttaatttaccaaaaaaaagaTCAATTGAAAGAGTCGTTGCACAATATTTAAATttcgtttcttttctttttttaaatgacacgtTTATAGCACACGCCTCATATATTTTCACAAAAGCCGAGCACGAGATAGGAGCTTGCAACAGCAGTTGGGGTAGGGCTCGAGGCGGTGGATGGAGCTCCGCTGTGAATACTCTTGTTGGGTTATCAGCCcaattaattttactattttagaAAATTTAGGTTTTTATAGTAGTCAATTTCAATATTTGAAATTCTGATCGCACATTAAATTGGCtgattttattagtttattgGGTTACTAGCCCAATCATTCTCTTAAAACTTTCAGTTATTCGAGGAGTCCACTCTTCATTCAAGCACaagcaaaataataataataataataataataataataataataataataataataataataataataataattcagaTCGCATATTAATTTAAGAAACCTAATTTATTCGGTTACCACCCCAATTgatttaattttatcttttctttttaaaaaggTCGATAAATTCTTCTTTTCCAGAGCATCAACAACCGTGCACCCAGTTcagcaatggtattgcacccgcCCGAActcaatagattttaattttattttctctttatttttattcttttttcaatttaaattaaacaacttcaattttaacaacataaaattcattcaattaaaaatccaaacattacaaaaaaaacaacaaatatttaaaacatccaattttcaaaaaatttaaagcCGTCGAACTACGGGTCAACCGGACCAAAGCGTGCCCATAGATGCTCAACCAAATCATCGCAGAGGCGAGCATGCAATCGTGCATCCTTCAAGCTTGCATTTCGTGCCAAATAGGCGGCGAACTCCGTTGGTGCTCCGTAATTGAATTGTGTTTGAGGAGAACTTGGTCCCTCGCCGCCGTCACCGTCAAAATTACTTGCATTTCCACCTTCATCCTCAATGATTATGTTGTGCATTCCAACGTCGTTGTCTCTCCTATACGGAGATATTCGTCACAACAATCAGCAGCAGTTCCGTATGCCAATTGTCGAATAGCGGCAGTGCACTTCTGGATCGGGGAGAAGCTTAAGCGGCCAATAGCATCCGGACGTTGTTGGAAGTAAGGATCGACTTCTAGCGCATTGACAATGCGTAGAAACAACTCCCGGCTCATGCGAAATCGACGGCGAAAGAATTGTGGCCCATAAACAGGATCGACAGAAAAATAATCGCGATGGAGGCGCTCGGCTCCACCTTCACGGTCACGACGAACCACTATCCGTTTCTTCCTCGGGCGTGGTGGAGGTGGATCGAAACGATATGAAATTGCCACTGTCATAAAATTCACAgcacatctcataaaaaataaatcggggGCTTGAGTAGGATTGGGAAGAGGAGGAAGTTGTGCGGGATCAACATGACCTTCTTCGTCGGATGAAGAATTTTAGGAAGAATAATTGTTGgaagaattggtggatgaagaCATTTTCTTTaagaattgaagagaaaatgagtaGTTTGATATAGTGTTTGTGATTGAGGAAGGGGATATGTGATTATTAGGGCTGTCTaaatggttatcgggttttgggtatccaattaaccgaaccgaaattctcgggtttgggtatccaataaccgaaaatttcgggtaatggatcggtttcggttattgtttttttgaaaatttcggttatcggttaacccgaaaaaccgatcgggttaaccgaataaccgaaaattattttattaattatttaatatatacattatcaatatatcatatataatatattatatatttgtaaattaatatataaatatatttgtaaattatttaatatatatatatatatattgtaaattattatatatatatatatatatatattatatataatatatttgtaaattatattatatatttgtaaatttacatatatattatatatttacaaatatattatatttgtaaatttacaaataatttacatatatattataatatatttacaaatatattatatatttgtaaatttacatatatattatatatttgtaaattatttaatatatatatatatatatataatatatttgtaaatatatattatatatttgtaatttcttttagagtagatagagcaaaaattatttgaattttattttttaaatgggtatttcggatacccaaataacccaattggttaaccgaagcgggtattgggtaaccgaacttctaaaacggttcgggaacggttattgaaatttggcaatttcgggttcgggtaaccgaaaattcgggtacgggtaaccgaacccgaaccgatcgacagccctagtgattatatataggtgaaaaagaaaaaaaaatattaaaattggcTAAATTCGACCGTTGAGAAGGCAACGGTCATTTGaccgtttaattttttttttaatccgttcaaatttttttttaattacggaAATGGGGCGCGTGTAGCACACCCATCCCCTTCGCTCCACCTTCGCAGCAGGAGCGTTCCATCGCTCCACCTCCATTGCACCCGGGTGCGGCATCGGTTGCGGGTGCGATAGATCGGGATCGATCCCGGCTTCGCACCCGCCGATGTTGATGCTCATTGGTTTGTCTAGATAATTTGGAAGGAGAAACAATAAACTATAGCCAATATTGGTAAATCATATACGATTATTAGTTCAAGATCTTGTAGTTAAATATGGATTCGAATGGGAGTATGTatgagtattttattttattttttgaacttTTTTGGAACGGCCATGGCATACAACTGGACCTCTCAAAGATAGAAACTTTAGAAACTGAAATCTGCACAATTTATGAAAGAATCGTACAATTTCTGCTACAAATTCTTAAACTATCAATTCATAATTCAAAAAGATATCAAGAGCTCTAAAACCATCTGACCGCCCCGAATATATGTCGAAGCATGTGCAAAATGAAGCCTATTTAATTTCGACAGCACGTAAGCAGCAGCAGCACAAGATATTACAAAGAATGATGATTCTAAGTTCTCCAAGCCATCCATATTCATATATTCAAGAAAATACAGATAAAGATGATGGTGATAGAGTTGATCCAGATACACATATCTCATATCCTCTGCTATAATCCAGCGCTGGAGTTGTGTTCAAAGAAGAAAACTATAGTCTGGTGGAAGTATTCAATCTAGTTATTGAATAGTGATGATGTTACATGCAAGTTAAAACTATTTAGAGAAAGCATTAGTCTAGCAGAACAAAAGAAAGACATCTATGAATTATAACAGAATTACAGTCAAATGAAAGATGGAAGAGTTACAAATTTGAAAAGATGATCACAATAGTTTCTCGGTTAACCTGATCATGAACGAATTTACTGCAGCCGCCTCCAAGACTATCCATGATGATTCAAAGAGCTCGTGAAAGTACTCAGCTCCGGTCTCATCAGCCGCGCTCCTGAAGGCAATCCCAAACGCATTTCCATTTCGTGCACCAAGGCGTGGCTTCCCACATATGCCAACAATCAGCACTTTCTGCTGTTCTTGAGTGTAGCAAACACATATCAGAGGCTTCATTCTTGCTCCCTTCTCGCGTAGAGCATCCATCAGAAAGAACCCAAATTTGGTCAGAGCCTGAGGGTGACATAAGAGCTTTGAATCTGCAGTATCTTCCAGCTTTACCCATCTGAATTTACTGCCACTTCTTATTGATCCCTTCTTTGTTATGGCTGTGCTTCCTTGTCTAAGAACAGCACGTTGCACCTTAATAGCCTGTCTCATTCCCAGTTCCAGCTTCTCGACCTTGTTGAAGGACAAAGCATCATATGCCACACCAAACTGCTTTGAACCAGAAGAGCCATCTGCCTCCACAAACGACTCTAGAAGAGCAGTGACCCCGTACACCACATCTGCAGCAGAGACTTTCGAGCTATACCCGTGCAATAGCAGGAAACCCCTGTAGTAGAAATCCCTGAGCCCAATCTCGGGTAGGAACTTTTGAAACATATCCTTCATTCTGTGTTTGATCTCTACATTCATGTATTGGTATTTCTGTTTGCATTCTTCTCGTGCAAACCCCATCCGAGCCAAAAGAAGCTGCATATTTTTCAACCCAGGGTCACTCCAAGTTTTCAGTTTAGTTGCGACATATGATGAGCACAGCATTGAATCAAACAAATTCCACTCTTGCAATAACATCAACCTAGGCTCGTCCTCATAAGCAATTCTGGAAGAATCAGGCACAGTAACCTTTGTGCCATCCTTGAGTGTGACGGATGAAACAGCATCCAAGTTTCCCGAGCTGTTAATATGCTGCTCAAGTTCCATAACCCCAGCCTGGTATCTCTCTTCAGTTAACCTCTCGTGTACAAACTGGTCGGTTAAAGCCACACAAGCCAACCAGAGCAACTCATTTTTGTTCTTCCTTAGGGAATGCGATAGCTCGTACATTAAGCATCCCGATGGCTTCCCATGGTATGTGCCCATATAGTAATAGTCTCTCTTCAACTTCTTGAACAACTTATCAGGATTCCCCTCATTTTCAGAATCTCTCCTCCTCTTTCTACCTACTTCCCCACCCTCCTCGACATCACTCTCATCCTCACTCTCCGAATCTTCTTCAACCTCACCATCGCTGTTCAATTCACTTGCATTCGCAACAGTGGACACATCAAAATCATAAACCAGATCGGCCTGGTTCTCATCATCCCTCGTGTAAAGCACCACCACACAGTCATTCTGGTCACTCAAATTATGCAAATGAATCGGCCTATGACTATCAACGACAAAAACTCGAGCTAAGGGGCCAATCTGCAGGTCCCTCCGAAGATCCCTATGGCAACCCCAATTAATCAACAAAATGGTTATGGGCTCATTCGAGGATGAACTCAGGTTAGGCCCTGCATACTTGTGGATTTCCTTGAAACTCGAAACTGGGTAACAGGCATACCTAATCGAATCAGATTCAAGAACATGCCCTATAATTTTCAACGCACATAGTGAATCAACATCCGAAGTTGAAGGGAAAATTAGAAGAGGGGCAGATGAAGCTGAGGCTATCGCTGACTCTCTTAGCCGTGCGTAAAACGATTCAATACTTAGCTCCCTCATTCCCAATTCAGAACTAGAATTCGATACTACCCCCAAACTCAACCTAGATCCAATCAacaagaaggagaagaagaaatcAAAGGCAGAAAAACGAGAGAAAGGGGGAAATATTCCTTAATTGACTAGCAGAAAATATCAAATTCTATGAAACCCTCAATCAAACTACAAAAGAGGGGTTTCACAATTGGGTTCTACCCGGGATCTTGCTAATCCAGCACACATTCGCGAAGCCCATGATTAAAAACTGCAATCAAAATCTCACCAGAAAAAAGCCAAATCTTTGCGGTCAGCCCCCATTGAACCGTGAAGATTCACCTCAGCTACGAGTCAAACACTCAAAACCCCCCCAAAAAATGCACAAAATTCACAAAGCACAATCGATTATCTTAGGGCCGACACAGACTGAGCTGACTAGCGGTGACTCCAGAAAACTCGACGGGAACTGATTCAGGGTTTCGCGAAGTTACCTGAATTTTTCAGATTCAGCTGCGGTTGCTGCTTTTGCTCGTTGAAAATCAAAGAGAGAGGGAAGGAGAAAGTGGTTTGAAGTTTGAATTGGTTTTGATTTTTGAGTGTGGCTGCTGTTAAGTTCGATTTTGGAGATTGGAAAATGGGAAATGTTTTGAAATTTCGATTTGCCTCCACAAATTGGCGCTGAAACTTGGATTTAAAACATGATTTTGTTTCCTTGAATCTGATACGCTCTAGCTCAGATACTCACATAATTATGCAAAATAGTGGGCTCGAAATTTGGGCTTTGCGGTAAACTGGCTCATCTAAATTTCATAGTCCAGAGGTTTTGGTCTTAATTTATAGTTCCAGCAAAATGGAGTACAATTTTTTCCGGACGTGTCTCacgatttagagggtgtttggctgagcttataagcttctcaaaacagcttataaaatatttaggaacttataagctccttcaaagtgtttggcacaataagctcctaaacagcttataagttctaaaaataagctccaagagcttataagctccccaaaaaataagttcttctacctcaacttatttttttataatctcatatgcaacaatcattttacaaatatttttcaactataatttattattttcatcatatatcattcaagttcatttttcttcaattttctctctctaaaaaaatattttctctctctagcttataagctcaattatccaaacactttgacaatttataagctcataaaaattacatcttataagctctttaaaataagcttagccaaacaccctcttagtgtGCATCACCGTATAtcactcttaatttatctattttataattgtttgttataaaaataaaaaatattattatattataaactctaattaatatttatcactaaaagttgaaattttaaaaaactatagtataccctaactttggattaattaacataaataatcaattattaattcaaataaatataaaaaaatatttataaaccctaattggataagtgaacccttgttaattatctttttattatattaaagcataataaattaaaattgaagaaaatataattaaaaattataataaattaagagtggtatatggtggtacacactaaattatGGGACAGAGGATTCCATCTGAATTTTTTCATcgaaaaatgaaaatacaacGCTttcatagaaaaataaaaatattacttcTTAAATGTATTATACTTAAGAGACAATCAAGTGCACCTTAGTTAGTAAGACGATTTCCTCCAATTAATAGGTTGGGGTTAGTGTGTgtataaaaatatgtataatttCAAATGTATATAGGGATGAGTTATTATACAAAtaagatttattatataaaatacatTGCCATAAAACAGTATGAATTCGttatgaaaaatgatgaatttggAAAAAGTGAAATTTCCGTCACTTTCACTTATGATATTAGAACCTGAACCACAAATTCATTCAGTAAAGTATAGTAAATTCACTGTATACCTTCATAATCtaaagattaaaaataattcatattttatgcGATTTGCGTCAGAGCTCATTTAAACCATTTTTTGGATAACATATTTACTTACTAGAAGAAGTACGAGTGAATTGATTGCATTTGAACTAGAATGATTTATGAGAACAACAATGCattcgaaaaagaaaaaaactacaaCGCAATTCGCAAATGGGAACAAAAAATATGAAGAAAGATGTACAATCGAAATACATTGgcccaaaaaaaagaagaagagaaacgAATCATATCTAACACAAACAACTAATCTCTATTCCAAAAGATGGTACAAAGTGGAGTAGGATGAAATGAGTAACAAGCCCTCAAAAAAGCACATAGATGATGAACATCACATTTATTGTGAAGAGTTGAGAGATAGGTCTAGTAAGAGGCTTTTCACCACCACGGAAAGCAGCATTGCTACAAGAAAAGCAGCAAGAGATGAGACCAAAAACAGCACATCAAATCAAAGGTTTGAActgatagatagatagatagatgaTGTTGGTCTAACCTTAGGCTCGTTGGAGCGTTGTGGTGCGTAGGATGGATGCTTCGGAGTAGTCGAGCCATTCCCGGCCTCACTCATGTTCCGATCCTCCCTCACTTTGTTGAATATGTGCGTGAAGTTTTCAGCTGACTGAGGGTCGTTCTCGTCCCATTCACCAAATCTTGGAACCGCCGCTCCTTTCTCATGCTGCATACATCCACCAAATTCAAAGGATCAAACAAGCTACAAAATTTAGTATATCCAGATATGTAAGCAACCTATAACATTTTAAGTTATCAAAGTAGACAATTTaaccaaaatgaaaaaatatagtCGTACACTTTCATCCGGACGAACTGGCCTGAGACGCGACCTAGAAGGCGTGCCATGGCTACTATCATGGCTTCTAGGACCTTCCCAAGCCGGAGATCCAGTGGCTCGGGCCACAGCATTTGCTTGAGGGCGAGGCTGAGGATGAAGAGGCGAACGCTCAAAGCTCAACTCCGAGCCTGCACTAGGCGGCCTTGCAGAGCGAGCGGACCTCTGGCCACGACCACGACCACCATAATTTGGCTCATTCCTAGTAGAAGAAGAATTGATCTGCCTAAAATCACCATCTCTTTGGTCGGGGGCGGGCCTCACGGCCCCTCTCCCGATTGGCTCCTCTGGCCTGGCTCTCGGTTTTTGTGGAGGAGTCGGAGGAGCGGCAGCAGCAAGAGGCGAAGGTTCTAGATGAGCAAACATCTCTGGATTCTCTAGAGGATCGTTTGGATTTATCATCTTTCCTCCCTTATTTTTCCTTGCATTGTTGAAGTAAACCGTGTAAGGAACATCATTTTGTTCGTTTTCCCAGTTGCCAAATTTTGGCACATTTGACCGCTGCTTCTACAACCAAACAAATAAATACAATATCAATAATCAGTTTACGTATTATTAATACACGTGACAAGCAACCAGCATCTAATTCTCCTATACTAGTGTATAAATTATAAGTTTCGTAAAGGCTGCTGTATATAATCCATATGTTTGAAGCTTAGCAATACCTTGAAAATCGAGGTCTTGCTTAAATGAAGCACTAATTAGAGTACTAATTTTATCATGACTTGTGCTTGATCAATATTCAATAAGAAACCAATATTTTTTAACATGATCAAAACAGAGTCAGAAAATTGCacccaaaaaaataattaatgccCGAAAAATATTTTGTATTGTCAGCAAAAACGCAAACCAAAAACATAGCAATTTCCCAAAAGCTTATTCCTAAATCCTAACCACAAAAGGGAAAAGTTACTATGAATAACAAAGCGAGTAAATACAAACGCTTTAAAAACTTGCACTTATACTATAAGACCTCAGATTTATCAGTCGTGAATTACACAAACATATTAAAGTGATGTCACGAGTTATTATCAGTCTATAAAATAATCGAACTCCTAACTCACAATTCACGAGTACTTTTCGAGTTCAAATCCAATCGACGTATGTAACATTTAAATTctattgccaaaaaaagaagaagaaagaaaacagCATGAGAGAGAAGGCAATATTCAGAAAACATAATCCAGGCACTGGTTTTAATCTACAACATGAAGACTTGATATTTCgataaacagaaaaaaaaactagaaaGAAAGCAGCAGTTTTGACTTtgagaaaaagtaaaaagagaGAAATTCAAACTCACCGCCATTTTTGTT
This window encodes:
- the LOC131023453 gene encoding uncharacterized protein LOC131023453, coding for MSNQQEIRMYTRARSRRRMLDVDLNAAPPCEIREHGVVSHHTRSQDRQDAVIIGTLPPPIDVEALDDDVIISSPTAFAEAKNNSRRNRGRAIIVDVDNDERASRNKRRRVPTNQTIINCDLYINLESSSNSMRKSGQTAAVPPKPPVPPKEPTFSCPVCMGPLVEEMSTKCGHIFCKACIKASIAAQGKCPTCRRKTTAKDIIRVYLPSTRSA
- the LOC131023463 gene encoding uncharacterized protein LOC131023463, whose protein sequence is MRELSIESFYARLRESAIASASSAPLLIFPSTSDVDSLCALKIIGHVLESDSIRYACYPVSSFKEIHKYAGPNLSSSSNEPITILLINWGCHRDLRRDLQIGPLARVFVVDSHRPIHLHNLSDQNDCVVVLYTRDDENQADLVYDFDVSTVANASELNSDGEVEEDSESEDESDVEEGGEVGRKRRRDSENEGNPDKLFKKLKRDYYYMGTYHGKPSGCLMYELSHSLRKNKNELLWLACVALTDQFVHERLTEERYQAGVMELEQHINSSGNLDAVSSVTLKDGTKVTVPDSSRIAYEDEPRLMLLQEWNLFDSMLCSSYVATKLKTWSDPGLKNMQLLLARMGFAREECKQKYQYMNVEIKHRMKDMFQKFLPEIGLRDFYYRGFLLLHGYSSKVSAADVVYGVTALLESFVEADGSSGSKQFGVAYDALSFNKVEKLELGMRQAIKVQRAVLRQGSTAITKKGSIRSGSKFRWVKLEDTADSKLLCHPQALTKFGFFLMDALREKGARMKPLICVCYTQEQQKVLIVGICGKPRLGARNGNAFGIAFRSAADETGAEYFHELFESSWIVLEAAAVNSFMIRLTEKLL
- the LOC131023467 gene encoding RPM1-interacting protein 4-like isoform X3: MAKQRSNVPKFGNWENEQNDVPYTVYFNNARKNKGGKMINPNDPLENPEMFAHLEPSPLAAAAPPTPPQKPRARPEEPIGRGAVRPAPDQRDGDFRQINSSSTRNEPNYGGRGRGQRSARSARPPSAGSELSFERSPLHPQPRPQANAVARATGSPAWEGPRSHDSSHGTPSRSRLRPVRPDESHEKGAAVPRFGEWDENDPQSAENFTHIFNKVREDRNMSEAGNGSTTPKHPSYAPQRSNEPKQCCFPWW
- the LOC131023467 gene encoding RPM1-interacting protein 4-like isoform X4, coding for MARSNVPKFGNWENEQNDVPYTVYFNNARKNKGGKMINPNDPLENPEMFAHLEPSPLAAAAPPTPPQKPRARPEEPIGRGAVRPAPDQRDGDFRQINSSSTRNEPNYGGRGRGQRSARSARPPSAGSELSFERSPLHPQPRPQANAVARATGSPAWEGPRSHDSSHGTPSRSRLRPVRPDESHEKGAAVPRFGEWDENDPQSAENFTHIFNKVREDRNMSEAGNGSTTPKHPSYAPQRSNEPKQCCFPWW
- the LOC131023467 gene encoding RPM1-interacting protein 4-like isoform X2; the protein is MARSNVPKFGNWENEQNDVPYTVYFNNARKNKGGKMINPNDPLENPEMFAHLEPSPLAAAAPPTPPQKPRARPEEPIGRGAVRPAPDQRDGDFRQINSSSTRNEPNYGGRGRGQRSARSARPPSAGSELSFERSPLHPQPRPQANAVARATGSPAWEGPRSHDSSHGTPSRSRLRPVRPDESHEKGAAVPRFGEWDENDPQSAENFTHIFNKVREDRNMSEAGNGSTTPKHPSYAPQRSNEPKVRPTSSIYLSISSNL
- the LOC131023467 gene encoding RPM1-interacting protein 4-like isoform X1 — its product is MAKQRSNVPKFGNWENEQNDVPYTVYFNNARKNKGGKMINPNDPLENPEMFAHLEPSPLAAAAPPTPPQKPRARPEEPIGRGAVRPAPDQRDGDFRQINSSSTRNEPNYGGRGRGQRSARSARPPSAGSELSFERSPLHPQPRPQANAVARATGSPAWEGPRSHDSSHGTPSRSRLRPVRPDESHEKGAAVPRFGEWDENDPQSAENFTHIFNKVREDRNMSEAGNGSTTPKHPSYAPQRSNEPKVRPTSSIYLSISSNL